DNA from Agarivorans sp. Alg241-V36:
CACTAGCGATTAAAAAAGCAGGTTTTAGCCTAGAGCAAGCCATTGAAAAAGTGCATAACACATATCCAGGGCAAATAACCGAGCTAGAGTTAGATGATTACCGTGGCCAAGCTGTTTATGAAGTAGATGTAGTAAACCTAGCTCAAGAGCAAAAGCACAAACTAAAGCTGAGCCTAGCCGATGGCGAAATGTTGAAAAATGAAAGCAGTAAATTAAGCATTCTAGGCGTTAGCAAGTTAGATGAAGATGAGCGTATAGCACTAGAGCAGTTAGCTGAATCAGAGTTGTCTTTGCAACAAACAGTAGCCATGCTGAACAACAAATACCAAGCGCAGGTTATTGAGTTCGAATTAGAAAACGAAAAAGGCATTACTTTTTATAAGTTCAAGCTACTGGGTGAGCAAGGCAAACAGCGAGTGATTGTTGATGTAGCAAGTGGCGAAACCATTCCGGTACTAAAACACTAAGCTGAGTGACAGAGGTAGCCAAGGGCTACCTCTTAGCATTTTTGAGGTAAGCAATGTGCGAATATTAATCGTAGAAGACGACCAGACTACCCAGCAATTTTTGCATCGGGCACTTAGTGAGCAAGGGTATCAAGTAGATGTGGCCAGTGATGGCCAAGAAGGTTTATTTTTAGCCTTAGAGCATGACTATCAGCTGATTGTACTAGACCGCATGTTGCCCAAGCTAGATGGTTTAACGGTGTTGTCTACCTTGCGAAATGCCAATAAACACTTGCCGGTGCTAATACTCAGTGCCCTAGACAGCGTTGATGAGCGAGTCAAGGGTTTGCGCGAAGGCGGTGACGATTACCTAGTAAAACCCTTTGCCTTAGCTGAGCTTTTGGTGCGTATCGAAATATTGCTACAGCGCCAACGGGGCCAAGCCGAACCAAGTTTAAACAAGCTGCAAGTGGCCGATTTAAGCATGGACCTAT
Protein-coding regions in this window:
- a CDS encoding PepSY domain-containing protein, which produces MKLPIKLSKKICVAAAVALTSTAVMADDDALSALAIKKAGFSLEQAIEKVHNTYPGQITELELDDYRGQAVYEVDVVNLAQEQKHKLKLSLADGEMLKNESSKLSILGVSKLDEDERIALEQLAESELSLQQTVAMLNNKYQAQVIEFELENEKGITFYKFKLLGEQGKQRVIVDVASGETIPVLKH
- a CDS encoding response regulator transcription factor, which encodes MRILIVEDDQTTQQFLHRALSEQGYQVDVASDGQEGLFLALEHDYQLIVLDRMLPKLDGLTVLSTLRNANKHLPVLILSALDSVDERVKGLREGGDDYLVKPFALAELLVRIEILLQRQRGQAEPSLNKLQVADLSMDLLARRVWRGQQEILLQPKEFKLLRYLMEHAGQVVTRTLLFEAVWNYDFDPQTNVIDVHVARLRKKVELDGHSALLETVRGVGYRMVEK